From the genome of Clostridium sp. BNL1100, one region includes:
- a CDS encoding GntR family transcriptional regulator has translation MIQLDFKDPRPIYEQIKDKIKELVITGAVETDDKIPSVRELAQTLTINPNTIQKAYKDLESEGIIYSVKGKGNFIAPLDKSSVDPRRKELLLNIQKTVEELIFLHTPQQAVIDVIQNTYSKKEASQ, from the coding sequence ATGATACAATTAGATTTTAAAGACCCCAGACCCATTTATGAACAAATTAAAGATAAAATCAAGGAGCTGGTTATAACCGGGGCAGTTGAAACTGACGACAAAATACCGTCGGTAAGAGAGCTTGCTCAAACTCTTACCATAAACCCCAATACAATTCAGAAAGCATATAAAGACCTTGAATCCGAGGGAATAATTTATTCGGTTAAAGGCAAGGGTAATTTTATAGCCCCATTGGATAAAAGCTCTGTAGACCCAAGACGTAAAGAGCTTTTGCTCAATATTCAGAAAACGGTGGAAGAATTGATTTTTCTTCATACACCGCAGCAGGCAGTAATCGATGTAATTCAGAACACATATAGTAAAAAGGAGGCATCCCAATGA
- a CDS encoding ABC transporter ATP-binding protein translates to MIHVKSLSKSYGDFKALDSLDIHIKEGSVYGLLGPNGSGKTTLIKHLTGIYKNESGSIAIDGKSVFDNPETKSKIVYISDDLFFFSQYSIKEMASFYASMYPGWRWERFNTLKQVFPIDINRRVVKLSKGMQKQVAFWLGISAKPKVMILDEPVDGLDPVMRKKVWNLILQDVAEYGTTVLVSSHNLRELEDICDHVGILYQGKMMVERELDNMKSDIHKLQLAYSGNTPDNLFKDGEVLHRTQNGSVLQLIVRGNKDALISHVKSTNPVVMDILPLSLEEIFIYELGGKGYEIENILI, encoded by the coding sequence ATGATTCATGTTAAATCTTTGAGCAAATCCTACGGGGACTTTAAGGCACTTGATTCCCTTGATATTCATATAAAAGAGGGTTCAGTCTATGGGCTTTTGGGACCTAACGGTTCAGGCAAAACTACACTGATAAAACATTTGACCGGTATTTATAAAAACGAGTCAGGCTCTATTGCCATAGATGGTAAATCCGTTTTTGATAATCCCGAAACAAAATCCAAAATAGTTTATATATCCGATGACCTATTTTTCTTTTCACAGTACAGTATAAAGGAAATGGCTTCTTTCTATGCCAGCATGTATCCAGGTTGGAGGTGGGAGAGATTTAATACTCTAAAGCAGGTATTTCCAATTGACATAAATCGTAGAGTCGTAAAGCTTTCAAAAGGTATGCAGAAACAGGTAGCCTTCTGGCTTGGAATTTCAGCAAAGCCAAAGGTGATGATACTGGATGAACCCGTTGACGGACTTGACCCGGTTATGAGAAAAAAGGTATGGAATCTGATACTTCAGGATGTTGCAGAATACGGAACAACGGTTCTGGTATCCTCTCACAACCTACGTGAGCTGGAAGACATATGTGATCATGTTGGTATTCTATATCAGGGTAAAATGATGGTTGAGCGTGAGCTTGATAATATGAAATCAGATATTCACAAGCTTCAGCTTGCATACTCAGGTAATACACCTGATAATTTATTCAAGGATGGAGAGGTATTACATCGTACCCAGAACGGAAGCGTGCTGCAATTAATTGTCAGGGGTAACAAGGATGCATTAATATCCCATGTCAAGTCAACAAACCCTGTTGTAATGGATATTCTGCCGCTTTCCCTTGAGGAAATTTTCATTTATGAATTAGGGGGTAAAGGTTATGAAATCGAAAACATCCTTATTTAA
- a CDS encoding DUF6449 domain-containing protein, with protein sequence MKSKTSLFKKGLILSDLKRYWWVSVIFSIGLILTMPLAHYMQKFNMNSDNSNIRFIKEAIERELNFHSGVSLLFPAVIPVIIAVLAYRYIQKGRQASLYHSLPVTRAELYFNSFVSALILYVVPLLINVFVMGLLNSFSFLSDFYTMGLIFKWFGLSLLYGILFMSMTIFVGMFTGSSVAQIVFVYILNLLPLFFFETIRANLSSLLYGFATYSNTGFYRKLPMTMLFSNSIELTPRMVVGYIVLSVLLLAGGLIAFKLRRPETAGDIITFKPIRPVFIYGVTVCATLVGGAYFLGISRASVPFAIFGYFLCALIGYVVVQMVTNKTFKVLNTYKGYVGYALVLIIMLLGVKFDIFGYVNKVPAADEIANVYMGYNIYWWEDRDNEKYLSPSNDNTTIYKETANIKNITELHKMILESRSKEGFPTYIAYTLKNGKKIVRYYNLDNNLYASTLGPIYESKEYKNGRFPVLHQEADDIKYIQVHDYTNKQPIVISDKEKLRSFITEIRKDINGFNYEQLTSSNEDRLWIDIMDNNDRIVSYGVNSNYINTLNWFSYNNNQ encoded by the coding sequence ATGAAATCGAAAACATCCTTATTTAAGAAAGGCTTAATTTTAAGTGATCTGAAGCGTTATTGGTGGGTCAGTGTAATTTTTTCAATAGGACTTATCCTGACTATGCCTCTGGCACATTACATGCAAAAATTTAATATGAATTCTGACAATTCCAATATTAGATTTATTAAAGAGGCTATAGAACGTGAACTTAACTTCCATAGCGGAGTAAGTCTGTTGTTTCCAGCTGTTATTCCTGTTATTATTGCAGTTTTAGCCTACAGGTATATTCAAAAGGGTCGTCAAGCTTCTTTGTACCACAGTCTTCCCGTTACTAGGGCAGAACTGTATTTTAACAGTTTTGTTTCAGCACTGATATTATATGTTGTGCCCTTATTGATAAATGTTTTCGTTATGGGCTTGCTGAACTCCTTTAGCTTTTTATCTGATTTTTATACAATGGGACTTATTTTCAAATGGTTTGGGCTATCCCTTTTATATGGAATTTTATTTATGTCCATGACAATTTTTGTTGGCATGTTTACGGGAAGTTCCGTTGCCCAGATAGTATTTGTTTATATTTTGAATCTACTTCCTTTATTTTTCTTTGAGACTATAAGAGCAAATCTATCTTCGTTGCTATATGGTTTTGCAACTTATTCAAATACCGGTTTTTACCGCAAATTGCCTATGACGATGCTCTTTAGCAACAGCATAGAACTTACACCTCGGATGGTGGTTGGTTATATAGTTTTATCAGTGCTACTGCTGGCGGGAGGTCTTATTGCGTTTAAACTCAGAAGACCTGAAACCGCCGGTGACATCATAACCTTCAAGCCCATACGTCCCGTGTTTATATACGGTGTGACAGTTTGTGCAACACTAGTCGGCGGAGCTTATTTTCTTGGTATTAGCAGAGCCTCCGTCCCCTTTGCAATATTCGGATATTTCCTATGTGCATTAATCGGCTATGTAGTAGTTCAAATGGTAACAAACAAAACCTTTAAAGTACTTAATACCTACAAGGGTTATGTGGGGTATGCACTGGTATTAATAATTATGCTGTTAGGTGTCAAGTTTGATATTTTCGGATATGTAAACAAAGTTCCTGCTGCTGATGAGATTGCAAACGTTTACATGGGGTACAACATATACTGGTGGGAAGACCGAGACAATGAAAAATATCTAAGCCCTTCAAATGACAATACTACCATTTATAAAGAAACTGCAAACATAAAAAACATCACTGAGCTTCATAAGATGATTCTGGAAAGCAGGAGCAAGGAAGGTTTTCCTACCTACATTGCCTACACCCTTAAAAACGGTAAAAAAATCGTCAGGTATTATAATCTGGATAATAACCTGTATGCTTCTACGCTAGGCCCTATATATGAAAGCAAGGAATACAAAAACGGCAGATTTCCGGTACTGCATCAGGAAGCAGATGATATTAAGTATATACAAGTACATGATTATACAAACAAACAACCTATAGTTATTTCTGATAAGGAAAAGCTCAGAAGCTTTATTACTGAAATCCGGAAGGATATTAACGGTTTTAACTATGAGCAGCTTACTTCCTCTAATGAGGATAGACTCTGGATAGACATTATGGACAACAATGACAGGATTGTTTCATATGGAGTAAATTCAAACTACATTAACACATTAAACTGGTTTAGCTATAACAACAATCAGTAA
- a CDS encoding ABC transporter ATP-binding protein produces the protein MSQMEIKNITKKFADVIALENISLKLEENKIYGLLGRNGAGKTTLLNLITNRIFPTEGKILVDGENVIENDNALSKIYFMAEKNYYPENMTVKKAFNWTKEFYTDFDYEYASELCEKFSLKLSQKIKTLSTGYTSIFKMILALSCNVPFILLDEPVLGLDANHRDLFYKELLKNYSEKPKTIVISTHLIEEAADIIEDVIIIKSGKLILNESVESVLSQGYAITGSISAVDGFTAGKNVLGADTIGGIKCAYVLGHLDKAGFPDGLEVTKPDLQKLFIHMTNR, from the coding sequence ATGAGTCAAATGGAAATCAAAAATATAACAAAAAAATTCGCAGATGTGATAGCCCTGGAAAATATCAGCCTGAAACTGGAAGAAAATAAGATTTATGGACTGCTGGGGCGTAACGGAGCAGGAAAGACAACCTTGCTTAACCTGATTACAAACAGGATTTTCCCTACGGAAGGAAAGATTCTAGTAGACGGTGAAAATGTTATAGAGAATGATAATGCATTATCAAAGATATATTTTATGGCTGAAAAGAATTACTATCCTGAGAATATGACGGTAAAAAAGGCGTTTAATTGGACTAAAGAATTCTACACCGATTTTGACTATGAATATGCTTCTGAATTGTGTGAGAAGTTTTCCCTTAAATTGAGTCAAAAGATAAAGACTTTGTCTACAGGTTATACATCTATATTCAAAATGATTTTAGCATTATCCTGCAATGTGCCTTTTATTCTTTTAGATGAGCCTGTTCTGGGACTTGATGCAAATCATCGTGACCTGTTTTATAAGGAATTGCTTAAAAATTACAGTGAAAAGCCCAAAACTATTGTCATTTCAACACACTTGATTGAAGAAGCGGCAGACATAATTGAAGACGTTATAATAATAAAATCAGGCAAATTGATTTTAAATGAATCCGTTGAGAGCGTTCTGTCACAGGGTTATGCCATAACTGGAAGTATATCGGCGGTTGACGGTTTTACTGCCGGAAAAAATGTACTTGGAGCGGATACAATAGGGGGAATCAAATGTGCATATGTACTTGGGCATTTGGATAAGGCAGGTTTTCCCGACGGACTGGAAGTTACAAAACCTGATTTACAGAAACTATTTATTCACATGACTAATAGATAA
- a CDS encoding GntR family transcriptional regulator, producing MKLDFNNDKPIYLQLSEELEDAIIAGAYQEETQIPSTTEISVNYKINPATALKGINILVDNGIVYKKRGLGMFVANGAKEKILEQRKVDFFEIYIKSLVTEAKKLSISKEDILKMLERGFEI from the coding sequence ATGAAGCTAGATTTTAATAATGACAAACCTATATATCTTCAACTTTCTGAGGAATTGGAGGATGCCATTATAGCAGGGGCATACCAAGAGGAGACACAAATTCCATCGACAACAGAGATCTCGGTAAACTACAAAATAAACCCGGCCACTGCGTTAAAGGGAATAAATATTTTAGTTGATAACGGAATTGTTTATAAAAAGAGGGGGCTTGGCATGTTTGTTGCAAATGGAGCAAAAGAAAAAATACTTGAACAACGGAAGGTAGATTTTTTTGAAATCTATATAAAATCTCTTGTTACAGAAGCAAAGAAGCTTTCAATTTCAAAAGAGGATATATTAAAAATGTTGGAAAGAGGGTTTGAAATATGA
- a CDS encoding zinc dependent phospholipase C family protein, with the protein MPNLVTHYLCGLEAVKMIENKECKKLIELNKNVFNLGVQGPDILFYYGIWPWSPKTQYGTIGEKFHISKVNLVFSEMIDYILKQEGNVKDILTVYFMGFLSHNCLDSITHPYIFYKSGFKTDEDPRTNLYQYYHRRFETAIDVLMCSRLLNKKVHEIRIDGLIGITVRERNVIGDMYESVIASVFNYNIPGKLIAKAIKDMNTVEKILRDPHGTKKKFVAAIDQVIYGFPLFSSLIFPLHIKDGFDYLNLAKNEWAMPYDKAHKSTLSFIEMFKEACDRTQRFCQVLYSTITGDNSNVSYALKLFGNNSYTSGINCDLTVKFKYHDIIFEQHGV; encoded by the coding sequence ATGCCTAATCTGGTTACTCACTATCTTTGCGGCTTGGAAGCTGTTAAAATGATTGAAAATAAAGAGTGCAAAAAACTCATTGAACTAAATAAAAACGTCTTTAATCTAGGGGTTCAGGGCCCCGATATACTTTTTTACTATGGTATCTGGCCTTGGTCTCCTAAAACGCAATATGGCACTATAGGGGAGAAATTTCATATATCTAAAGTGAATCTGGTATTCAGTGAAATGATTGATTACATTTTGAAGCAGGAGGGGAATGTAAAAGACATTCTTACTGTTTATTTTATGGGCTTTTTAAGCCATAACTGTCTGGACAGTATTACTCATCCTTATATTTTCTACAAATCAGGCTTCAAAACTGACGAGGATCCACGCACAAACCTGTATCAATACTATCACAGGCGTTTTGAGACTGCTATTGACGTATTGATGTGTAGTCGGCTCTTGAACAAAAAAGTCCATGAGATAAGAATTGACGGGCTCATAGGTATAACCGTCAGGGAGCGCAACGTAATCGGAGATATGTACGAAAGTGTTATAGCCTCAGTTTTTAATTATAATATCCCCGGTAAACTTATAGCAAAAGCCATAAAAGATATGAATACCGTAGAAAAAATCCTTAGGGATCCCCACGGTACAAAGAAGAAATTTGTAGCCGCCATAGACCAAGTTATCTATGGGTTTCCTCTATTCTCCAGCCTTATCTTTCCCTTACATATAAAGGATGGCTTTGATTACTTGAATCTTGCCAAAAATGAATGGGCCATGCCATATGATAAGGCCCACAAAAGTACTCTTTCATTTATAGAAATGTTTAAAGAAGCCTGCGACAGAACACAACGCTTTTGTCAGGTGCTGTATTCAACTATCACAGGGGATAATTCCAACGTTTCCTATGCCTTGAAACTTTTTGGGAACAATTCCTATACTTCAGGAATCAATTGTGACTTGACTGTCAAATTCAAGTACCACGATATTATTTTTGAACAACATGGTGTTTAA
- a CDS encoding glycerate kinase, producing MKKFVIAPDSFKGSMSSVEVCGIIKTKIKQFYPDGEVLEIPVADGGEGTSDCFIQLLGADKVTLEATGPYNEKLKGYYARKGNTAILETAMFAGLPLAEGRLNPSQTTTFGLGTMICHAVENGCREIIIGLGGSCTNDGGTGMACALGVRFKNKAGEEFIPTGATLGEIAHIDTTLAERLLKDCKITAMCDIDNPMYGKTGAAHVYAPQKGADEEMVLLLDKNLMDLADTIKSQLGVDVSEIPGSGAAGAMGAGILAFLKGSLKPGIETVLDLVGFDNIIKDADFIFTGEGRIDEQSLRGKVVIGVAARAKRKNVPVIAIVGDVGDGAEAAYEMGVSAIVSINRVALPFEKAKARSKKDLADTIDMVMRLLKHHVVQK from the coding sequence ATGAAGAAGTTTGTTATTGCTCCTGACTCCTTTAAAGGCAGTATGAGTTCTGTTGAGGTTTGTGGCATAATAAAAACAAAAATAAAACAGTTTTATCCCGACGGCGAAGTCCTTGAAATACCTGTAGCTGACGGAGGAGAAGGCACTTCTGATTGTTTCATACAGCTCCTTGGAGCGGATAAAGTTACTCTTGAGGCAACAGGCCCTTACAACGAAAAGCTTAAAGGCTACTACGCCAGAAAAGGCAACACAGCCATACTGGAGACAGCCATGTTTGCAGGCCTTCCATTGGCAGAAGGGAGGCTTAATCCTTCTCAGACTACAACCTTTGGTCTAGGTACAATGATATGCCATGCTGTAGAAAACGGCTGCCGTGAAATAATAATAGGCCTTGGTGGAAGTTGTACAAACGATGGAGGTACCGGAATGGCATGTGCTTTAGGAGTAAGGTTTAAAAACAAGGCAGGAGAAGAGTTTATTCCTACAGGGGCTACATTAGGAGAAATAGCTCATATTGACACCACTTTGGCTGAACGGCTTCTGAAGGATTGTAAAATAACTGCTATGTGCGATATTGACAATCCCATGTACGGTAAAACCGGTGCGGCGCATGTTTATGCACCTCAAAAAGGGGCCGACGAGGAAATGGTTTTACTGCTTGACAAAAATCTTATGGATTTAGCCGATACAATAAAAAGTCAACTGGGGGTTGATGTTTCAGAAATTCCGGGAAGTGGTGCAGCAGGTGCAATGGGAGCAGGGATACTGGCTTTCCTTAAAGGAAGTCTCAAACCCGGAATCGAAACAGTTCTTGATTTAGTAGGTTTTGATAACATAATAAAAGATGCCGACTTTATTTTCACCGGGGAAGGAAGGATTGACGAACAAAGTCTTAGAGGAAAAGTTGTTATTGGTGTAGCTGCCCGTGCTAAAAGAAAGAATGTTCCCGTTATTGCCATAGTTGGTGATGTGGGGGATGGAGCTGAAGCAGCATATGAAATGGGAGTGTCGGCTATTGTAAGTATTAACAGGGTAGCTTTGCCCTTTGAAAAAGCAAAAGCAAGGAGCAAAAAAGATCTGGCAGATACCATTGATATGGTTATGAGACTGCTTAAACACCATGTTGTTCAAAAATAA
- the pfkA gene encoding 6-phosphofructokinase, with product MSDIKTIGVLTSGGDAPGMNAAIRAVVRTGIYHGFKMLGIRKGYNGLITGDIFDMSARDVSDIIHRGGTILQTARCKAFTTDEGMQKAMSISKAFGMDALVVIGGDGSYRGARDFSKFGMKVMGLPGTIDNDIASSEYTIGYDTAMNTVQDALDKIRDTAYSHERCSVLEVMGRRAGHIALNVGIAGGAEVVLLPEREFDFDKDIIRKIIQGRNSGKKNYIIILAEGVAEKIGGALELAKKIEDLTGIETRGTVLGYIQRGGSPTIQDRVMASVMGAKAVTLLKDGVFNRIISVKDSKVVDIDIDEALAMKKDIDKELFELSNILSI from the coding sequence ATGAGCGACATTAAAACAATAGGAGTACTTACCAGCGGCGGAGATGCACCTGGAATGAATGCTGCCATACGTGCTGTTGTAAGAACAGGTATATATCACGGGTTCAAGATGCTGGGCATCAGGAAAGGTTACAATGGTTTAATTACCGGAGATATATTTGATATGAGTGCCAGAGATGTATCCGATATTATTCACCGTGGGGGAACGATACTTCAAACTGCCAGATGTAAGGCATTTACAACTGACGAAGGCATGCAGAAGGCTATGTCTATTTCAAAAGCTTTTGGTATGGATGCACTTGTTGTTATCGGCGGTGACGGTTCATACAGAGGAGCTAGAGATTTCAGCAAATTCGGTATGAAGGTTATGGGATTGCCGGGAACAATTGATAATGACATAGCAAGTTCAGAATATACAATAGGTTACGATACAGCAATGAATACTGTTCAGGATGCGCTTGACAAAATCAGAGATACGGCATATTCACATGAACGATGCAGCGTACTTGAAGTAATGGGACGTCGTGCAGGACATATAGCTTTGAATGTAGGAATCGCAGGAGGTGCGGAAGTAGTTCTCCTTCCTGAAAGAGAATTTGATTTTGATAAAGATATAATAAGAAAAATTATTCAGGGAAGAAATAGCGGAAAGAAAAACTATATAATCATATTGGCTGAAGGTGTTGCTGAGAAAATAGGGGGAGCACTGGAGCTTGCCAAGAAGATAGAAGACCTTACCGGAATAGAAACCAGAGGAACAGTTTTGGGATATATCCAAAGAGGTGGAAGTCCGACTATTCAGGACAGAGTTATGGCAAGTGTTATGGGAGCAAAAGCTGTAACATTGCTTAAAGATGGTGTCTTTAACAGAATTATATCTGTAAAGGATTCAAAAGTTGTTGATATAGATATAGATGAAGCATTAGCCATGAAGAAGGATATCGACAAGGAGCTGTTTGAACTAAGCAATATCCTTTCAATATAA
- a CDS encoding phosphatidylserine decarboxylase, protein MIQIYNRKTKQYDIEQVAGGNLLDALYTTGRGKLGLELLVKRKLYSALTGFFCDRKISRKTIKGFADKFSIDINECENKLEDFNSFNDFFARKLKPSARKFDKAQEKLLAPGDGRLQAWENIDKEKLLQIKGMTYSLSELLQDEKLAQDYNGGTYLILRLCPVDYHRFHFFDSGKCMETQKIKGEYYSVNPVALKKIPELFCRNKREYSIFKTDNFGDVLYIEVGATSVGSIIQTYTPGERVSRGDEKGFFKFGGSTVLVIFKKNMVKIDDDIIQQTGEGFETRVLAGETIGNCIYKKTK, encoded by the coding sequence ATGATTCAGATTTATAATAGAAAAACCAAACAATATGATATTGAGCAGGTAGCAGGGGGCAACCTTCTTGATGCCCTGTACACAACAGGAAGAGGAAAGCTTGGACTGGAACTCCTTGTAAAACGTAAGTTATATTCTGCCTTAACGGGATTTTTCTGCGACAGGAAAATAAGCCGCAAAACTATAAAGGGTTTTGCAGATAAATTTTCAATAGATATTAATGAATGTGAAAACAAGCTGGAGGATTTCAACAGCTTCAATGATTTCTTTGCCAGAAAACTGAAACCCTCTGCGAGGAAATTTGATAAGGCCCAAGAAAAACTGCTGGCTCCGGGGGATGGGCGACTTCAGGCATGGGAAAATATAGATAAGGAAAAACTTCTTCAGATAAAAGGAATGACGTACAGTTTAAGTGAACTCCTTCAGGACGAAAAACTGGCTCAGGATTACAATGGGGGTACTTACCTGATATTAAGACTTTGCCCTGTAGACTATCACAGGTTCCATTTTTTTGACAGCGGTAAGTGTATGGAAACACAAAAAATAAAAGGTGAATACTACTCTGTAAATCCTGTTGCATTAAAGAAAATACCTGAACTCTTCTGCAGAAACAAAAGGGAATACAGCATATTCAAAACAGACAATTTTGGGGATGTTCTATACATAGAAGTGGGAGCAACCTCAGTAGGCTCAATAATTCAGACTTATACTCCCGGAGAACGTGTTTCAAGAGGTGATGAAAAAGGATTTTTTAAGTTCGGAGGTTCTACTGTTCTTGTGATTTTTAAAAAGAATATGGTTAAAATAGATGATGATATAATACAACAGACCGGAGAAGGCTTTGAAACCAGAGTTCTGGCGGGAGAAACTATTGGAAATTGTATATATAAAAAAACAAAGTAA
- a CDS encoding glycoside hydrolase family 43 protein, with amino-acid sequence MEKIVKQKEPLVEHIYTADPSAHVFEGKIYIYPSHDLDEDIVSNDNGDQYMMEDYHILSLDDLNSPCIDNGEALHMKDVPWVSKQMWAPDAAYKNNTYYLYFPARDKDGIFRIGVATSSSPSGPFTAQKEPIPGSFSIDPAVLVDDNNKAYIYFGGLWGGQLEKWQTGSFNPNAEGPDASAPAIGPRVAELSDDMLTFKEAPIEISIVDEDGNPILAGDEDRRYFEGPWMHKYNGNYYLSYSTGTTHTIVYAVGKNPKGPFVFKGKILTPVVGWTTHHSIVQYQDKWYLFYHDSSLSGGRDNKRCVKFTELKYNEDGTIQTIDPYK; translated from the coding sequence ATGGAGAAAATTGTAAAACAAAAAGAACCTCTAGTAGAACACATTTATACAGCAGACCCGTCTGCACATGTATTTGAAGGTAAAATTTATATATATCCTTCTCATGACCTTGACGAGGATATAGTTTCAAACGATAACGGAGACCAGTATATGATGGAAGACTATCACATATTGTCTTTGGATGATTTAAACTCACCTTGCATTGACAATGGTGAAGCCCTTCACATGAAAGATGTTCCATGGGTATCAAAGCAAATGTGGGCACCGGATGCTGCTTACAAAAATAATACCTACTATTTGTACTTTCCTGCAAGAGATAAGGATGGTATATTCAGAATCGGAGTAGCTACAAGTTCATCCCCTTCAGGTCCATTTACAGCTCAAAAAGAGCCTATTCCCGGCAGCTTCAGCATAGACCCTGCTGTTCTGGTGGATGATAACAATAAAGCATACATTTATTTCGGTGGTCTTTGGGGCGGTCAACTTGAAAAGTGGCAAACTGGCAGCTTTAACCCTAACGCTGAAGGCCCGGATGCATCAGCACCGGCTATAGGTCCAAGAGTAGCTGAATTGAGCGATGATATGCTCACATTCAAAGAAGCGCCTATAGAGATATCCATTGTTGATGAAGATGGTAATCCAATTCTTGCGGGTGATGAAGACAGAAGATATTTTGAAGGCCCATGGATGCACAAGTACAACGGCAATTACTATCTTTCCTACTCAACAGGTACAACCCACACCATTGTATACGCAGTAGGTAAAAATCCAAAAGGACCTTTTGTATTCAAAGGCAAAATACTTACACCTGTTGTAGGATGGACTACTCACCACTCAATAGTTCAGTATCAGGATAAGTGGTATCTGTTCTACCATGACAGCTCATTATCAGGCGGTCGTGATAATAAGAGATGCGTTAAATTTACTGAATTGAAATATAACGAGGACGGAACTATTCAAACAATAGACCCATACAAGTAA